CGCAACCCCGGAAATGCGCTGTTGCCGGTTCCGTAAAAGTCGGTGGACCATCCGGCTATTTTTTCTCCGGTACCGATATAGATATCTCCATTTGGGGCTTGGGCGATACAGGAAACGGCAAGGCAGGGGCTATCTGTATTAAAGGGATGTTCTGCCCAGTTGACGCCTCCGTCAAATGACACCCATAACCCACCGGACACAGAGCCGGCAAGGAGATGATTGGTATTGTTGCGGTCTATCAAAATGGCGCGGGTTCGCCCTCCGATATTGTTGGGTCCAATGAACTCCCAGTCCAATATGGCGCTGCCCGATTTGGCTAACTGCATCTGATCGGCTTTTTTCCGCGCACGAAACACATCGTCCGGCGAAACTTCACCGGTTTGGGCATTGCCCCGCATCCTGCTCAGGTATTCTAATGCACCTGCCACCCCTCTTTCGCTTTCTTTGTGAGGGTTGTTTTTATTGTTTTTGGGGTCACCGGCTATGTAAAAATATCCTGCGGCGGCTGCGACAGTCAGGATGAACAGGGGGAGTAAAATTTTTTTCATATATTATATACAGGTTGTTGGTATAGGTTGCAATTATACGACTTTTACCCCAAAAATCTGACAACTCCGAAAGGATTGATGAGCAATTTCTGACAGTTAGCGCAAAATCCGTTTATTTGCGGCCAAAATCTGCCGGAATTTCGCCCCAATTTGGGGTATCCCAAACCAAAATCTCAGTGGTATATTCGTTATTTTCTAACCAGTTTATGGCACGGTCTATCAGTTTAAACAGCGTTTCTGTTTTATGGTTGCGGTCAAGCGTGGTTTTTACCTTCTTGTTTTTTACCCATGTCCTCGCTGTTAAGGAATCTGTATAAACAGGAATGATTTTATTTTGTTTTTTGAGCAAGGCCAAAGCATGTACCAAAGCCAAAAACTCACCGATATTGTTGGTGCCTCCTTCAAAAGGGCCCTGGTAAAAAATCAACACTCCGGACTCGGTATTTACCCCCCGGTATTCCATGATTCCGGGATTTCCACTACAAGCAGCATCCACCGAAATGCTCGGAACAATGGGGACGGAATGTTTGGATTGTTGTTTGGAATTTGTTTGTTTGCTGACCGCCGAATTTTGATTCGTCTTTTTAAAATAAGTTTCCGGTTTGTTACTAAAAGCCCGGATGGCTTCTGCCTCTGTGGGAAACGATTTGTACTTTGCGCCCTCAAATCCCATAGTCTGGGCTTTACATTCCTCCCAGGTAGCATATATTCCGGGAACTCTTCCGACCCAAACGGTATAGAATTTTGACTTAGAAACAGCCATTTGCAAATCTGAAATTTTCGGGCAAAGGTAATTGAAAGGAATTAGAAAAGGAAGTCATTTAAAGCCCGGAACAGGTAGTATGGGTTCAATTCGAGGTTGTGCAACCGCGGTTCGGGAAAGTGTAAAAACATATACACCTTCTTTTATGTGGCAATTGCAGAAAACATTACAGCACTATCTGCCGGCTCTGTATCTCCTGACCCGTACTGATTGTTCAGGAGAAAAAACCGCGCTAAGTTTCGGTAAGGTTGAAGTTTTGAACGGTGGTGATGCCTTCGTTGACGGGGACGTTGGTAATATTGACCGTTTCGAAGCCGGCTGCGTAGCTGGTGAGGTCGTAGTTACCTTCCTCAATCAGTCCAATTCCATACCTTCCGTTGCTGTCAGTATGGACGGTAATGTCCAATCCCAGGACACTTATCGCGGCGTTTTCGACCGGCTCGGAGGTTGCTGTGTTGATGACCTTGCCTTTGAGCGACAAGGCCGTATCGGATTCGTGGGTGGCGGGGAGCAGATATTGGTTGTATTTAACGGGGTTGTTGCGGTAAATAATTTTGGCGGCGCGGGCAACGAGGGTTACCGAATCCCAGATTTTGTTGTAGGCGGTGATGCGCTTGGAAGTAGCGACGGGGCGGCTTTTGATAAAATTGTTTTGTATCTGATTGGCGCTGTCAAGGGCATTGGCAAGGCTGTTGATATTGGCCAATTTGGCGGCATCAAAGTTTACCGCATCCAACTGCGTGGCATATTTGGTGGCGGTGATGAACAAATCGCGCATAAACTGCAACATCAAAGTCTGGCTGGCGCGGACATTGTCGTAGTTGTCGAAACCCAATTCGTGCAGCTTCGGGGCATCGGCTTTGGCGGGGAACGCTCTGAGGACAAAATATTTCACCTCCTGAAAACATTCGCGGCATTTTCTCATCGCTGTTTCGACCGTCTGGGTCAGCCCTGTTTGCACGTCCACAAGGGCTTCGTCGCTCAAAATGGCTTCTGCGGCTTCAATGTCGTCCAACCAGTCGTCTGAAAAAGCGGTGTCTAAACCGGCATCAAATGCGGTAAAGTCGGCAACGTCGGCGACAAACAAATTGCGCATATCCTTGGCATACTGAAGGCAGTTGTCGTAAGAAATGTTGAATTTCCGGGCTATCTGATCCATATCAAGGGTGTTTTAGCGGGAAATCTAATCGGTTTGGTTTAAATCTGTTGTTGTTTTTTGGCAGGTGAATGTCTTTATATCCCCATAGTTTTACAAAAATAGTATATCCTTTCAAACTTCCTTCACTTTAGACGCTATTTTATGCAAAAATATTGTAGTGCGATAATGATTTGCCAAATCGCGGTTCAGATTTGATAACGTGCGAGATTAATTTGTTATAAAAACTATGAAATAGCATTGCTTGCAATTGCAATTGACTATCGAGGCAAAAGCATTGATATTCAAACTAACCAAATTTATAACCGTGCAAAACCAAATTGCTAACGTGATTAGTAAATATATTGCCGTGTGATAAAGATTTGCCGGCAAATGATAGTTGCACGAGGGTAAAATTAGGTTGCACGAGGTCAAATGTGCTAAGTAATGTTGCGAACCTGCTACGCACTTTTGCAAAACGATGTTGCACGAGGTCGAACCTGCTCAGCACTTTAGCAAACTGATATTGCACGAGAGCAAACCCGCTCAGCACTTTAGCAAATATTAATTGCACGAGAGCAAATGTGGATTGCACGAGGGTGAAACTTGATTGCACGAGGTTAAATTCAAAATAAACAAGAATAAACAGGAACAGAACAGCAGTTAAAGCTAAATGCACCATCTTAAAACCATGTCATTTTAATAATCGGCTTTGCTGTACATTTGGAATGTTCCCGAGCTACTATGCGCTCTTTGTGCTAAAATACAGCACCCCGGGATGCTTTCAGCAAAAAAACCAACCCGGGTTTTCTAAACTACTAATAAATATTTTGCATTTAACCTTCGGCAATTTAAACATTGCGTTATTTTTTATGTAAATTGCACCCACTTCTACTACAATTTTTTAAGATACATGCTTCAGATAGAACATACCTCAGAATTTGAAACAGCAATAAGATTGTTTGAGGATTCAGCAGGTCGTCATGTATTTCTGACAGGACGTGCGGGAACCGGTAAATCTACTTTGTTGCAATATTTCAGGCAACAGACCAAAAAGAAGTTGGTCGTTCTTGCGCCAACAGGCATTGCAGCTTTGAATGTTGGTGGGCAAACTATTCATTCATTCTTTGGCTTTCCTCCTCATCCTATTCACTCTGATCATATCAAAAAAAGGCCGAACAACACCCTTTATAAAAGTTTGGATACAATCATTATAGATGAAGTTTCTATGGTTCGGGCTGATATTTTGGATGCTATTGATTATTTCATGAGAATAAACGGGCGGGAAAAAAGTTTGCCTTTTGGCGGGGTTCAAATGATTTTCATTGGCGACTTGTTTCAGTTGCCTCCAGTCATTTCAAGTGAAGTGGAACAACAGTTATTCAATTTCTTATACGAAACGCCCTATTTTTTTAGTGCCAATGTGATGCATTCAGTCTCCATACAATTTGTCGAACTTAAAAAAGTATTCCGGCAAAAAGACCGTCATTTTTTGGATTTGCTCGATGCGATACGGACTAAAAATATTACCGAATCTCAGTTAAGAGAAATCAACTCCAAATGTGTAAACCGGGAGGTATTTACTTCTGAAAATGAATTGTCCGTTATTCTTACAAGCACCAACTATCTGGCACAAAGTATCAATAACCGTGAATTAGAAAAGATTAAGTCGGAAGCCTATACTTTTGAAGCCGATATTGTAGGGGATTTTGAAGACCGGATTATGCCAAACGAAAAAAAACTGACCCTGAAACGGGATGCACAGGTCATGTTCCTTAGAAACGATCAGTTTGGAAGATGGGTAAACGGCACTTTGGGCACGGTAAAGTATATTGACAATGAGGATATTGTAGTTGAAGTGAAAGGCCTTGACGGAGAAATCAGTTATACTTTAGAAAAATGCACCTGGGAGGTACTGCGATATCGTTTCGACCAAAAAGAAAACAAAATCATCACTGATGTAGTCGGGAGTTTTAACCAGTTCCCGATAAAGCCTGCATGGGCAATCACCATTCACAAAAGTCAGGGGAAAACCTTCAATCAGGTAGTCATTGATATTGGACACGGTGCTTTTGCGCCGGGGCAGATTTATGTAGCTTTGAGCAGATGTACTTCTTTAGAGGGCATTTCTCTCAAAAAACCAATAAAATACAATGATATCATTATTGATGATCGAATATTGAATTTTGCCGAAAAAGCAAAACTGTATTGATTCCGTTCAGGTTAAAATGCAAAGTATTTCTTTTTTAATAGTATGAAGTTAATATCAGTTAACGGATATTATACCAACTATGATGCAATTTTGAACCATCAGTTACTGACAAACTTCTTTAAACTTCCCTTCTCGGAGGGGTTAGAGGTGGGTTTTTTCAGATAGTGAAGTGATATTAACTGCCCTTAGTTTCGGTTTCAGTATTTAAATGATAACATATTCGGCAACGCGGTTCATACATTTCCTTAGCACCTAACAAAACTTGACCTTCTTTAGCTTGTTTTCGGTAAGAATGACTTGCCAGATTTCCACAAACCATACAAATTGCA
This is a stretch of genomic DNA from Sphingobacteriales bacterium. It encodes these proteins:
- a CDS encoding carboxypeptidase-like regulatory domain-containing protein, producing the protein MDQIARKFNISYDNCLQYAKDMRNLFVADVADFTAFDAGLDTAFSDDWLDDIEAAEAILSDEALVDVQTGLTQTVETAMRKCRECFQEVKYFVLRAFPAKADAPKLHELGFDNYDNVRASQTLMLQFMRDLFITATKYATQLDAVNFDAAKLANINSLANALDSANQIQNNFIKSRPVATSKRITAYNKIWDSVTLVARAAKIIYRNNPVKYNQYLLPATHESDTALSLKGKVINTATSEPVENAAISVLGLDITVHTDSNGRYGIGLIEEGNYDLTSYAAGFETVNITNVPVNEGITTVQNFNLTET
- a CDS encoding ribonuclease H family protein, which translates into the protein MAVSKSKFYTVWVGRVPGIYATWEECKAQTMGFEGAKYKSFPTEAEAIRAFSNKPETYFKKTNQNSAVSKQTNSKQQSKHSVPIVPSISVDAACSGNPGIMEYRGVNTESGVLIFYQGPFEGGTNNIGEFLALVHALALLKKQNKIIPVYTDSLTARTWVKNKKVKTTLDRNHKTETLFKLIDRAINWLENNEYTTEILVWDTPNWGEIPADFGRK
- a CDS encoding exo-alpha-sialidase — translated: MKKILLPLFILTVAAAAGYFYIAGDPKNNKNNPHKESERGVAGALEYLSRMRGNAQTGEVSPDDVFRARKKADQMQLAKSGSAILDWEFIGPNNIGGRTRAILIDRNNTNHLLAGSVSGGLWVSFDGGVNWAEHPFNTDSPCLAVSCIAQAPNGDIYIGTGEKIAGWSTDFYGTGNSAFPGLRHLQIYGWG
- a CDS encoding AAA family ATPase, producing the protein MLQIEHTSEFETAIRLFEDSAGRHVFLTGRAGTGKSTLLQYFRQQTKKKLVVLAPTGIAALNVGGQTIHSFFGFPPHPIHSDHIKKRPNNTLYKSLDTIIIDEVSMVRADILDAIDYFMRINGREKSLPFGGVQMIFIGDLFQLPPVISSEVEQQLFNFLYETPYFFSANVMHSVSIQFVELKKVFRQKDRHFLDLLDAIRTKNITESQLREINSKCVNREVFTSENELSVILTSTNYLAQSINNRELEKIKSEAYTFEADIVGDFEDRIMPNEKKLTLKRDAQVMFLRNDQFGRWVNGTLGTVKYIDNEDIVVEVKGLDGEISYTLEKCTWEVLRYRFDQKENKIITDVVGSFNQFPIKPAWAITIHKSQGKTFNQVVIDIGHGAFAPGQIYVALSRCTSLEGISLKKPIKYNDIIIDDRILNFAEKAKLY